A segment of the Fusobacterium simiae genome:
TTTAGTTTGTCTGTCAAATTTAAAATTATTTATATAAAAAATAGACGATATGTCAAAATATCATCTATTTTTTTAAATAAAAGTTTTCAACTTTTTTCTTCTTACCTTATAGTCTGGCATATATTTTTCAACTAAAGTCCAAAAATTTTTTTGATGATTCATATAAAATATATGGCATAACTCATGTAATACGACATATTCAATACATTCAATATCTTTTTCAATTAAATCTAAATTAAAACTTATATAATTTTCCCTTTTATGATATATTCCCCAAGCAGAAGAAAGTTTTTTAATTTGATAATAATTAATATTTTTATTTAAAAGCCTGATATATTTTTCTAAATACTCTTCTAAAATACTTTTTAATTTTTCAATTTTCCATTCTAGCAATTTTTTTTCTATTTCTAAGTTATTAATATTTTTTGAATAAATATAAATACTTGTCTCAGTTAGTCTTATTCTTCCTAAATCTGATTCAATAATTTTTTTTTCTATTTTCTTTCCTAAGATTTTTATTGTATTTTCTTTTAAATTATTTTTGTTTTCTTTAATTATTTTTAATTTTTTTAATGTTGCTTCTATCCAAGTTTTTTTACTTAAAATAAAATTTTCAATATCTTTTTTACTTGCATGTAAAGGAACAGATACAGCAATTCTTAAATCTGGATATATTCTAATTATGAAATTTTTAATTTTCTTTTTAGTAACTGTATATTCCATTTTATCACTCCCATAATATTATAACAAATTTTAATCAATTTTTAATCATAATATGTTAAAATTAATTAAATAAAAATTCAGGGGGATAAATGAAAAAGAAGTTATTAAAACTAAAAATTAAATATGCAGTTTTTATATCGATATTTTTTGTTATTTTATATAAAGGAGCAGAATTTTACACATATACTGTTGACAATGTACCATCATATTTTATGGAATGGGAAAGAAGTATACCTTTTTTACCTATTTTTATGTTACCCTATATGACATCTGCTCCCTTCTTTTTGGTAACTCTATTTATTGTTAAAAATGAAAAAGATTTAAAATTACTTATGAAAAGAGCAATTTTTTTAACTGTTGTTTCTGTGAGTATATTTATTATATTCCCAATGAAATTTTATTTTCCAAAGCCAGAAATCAATAATTCTATTTTTAAATTTCTTTTCAATGTATTAGGACAATTAGATAGCAATTTTAACCAATGTCCTTCATTGCATGTAAGTTTTGCTTTTCTTTCAGCTACAGTCTATTATAAAGAAATAAATTCAAAAATAAAATATCTTTTATGTATGTGGGGATTTTTACTTGCAATTTCAATTTTATTTGTTTATCAACATCATTTTATTGATTTTGTAGGAGGAACATTAATATTTATAATAACTTGTTTAATTTTTCCTAAAAAATGATAACTTCATGATTGACAAGATAGTAAAATTACTGTTAAAATATAAATTATTTTAAAAACAATTTATTTTATTATAGGAGATTTTAAATGCAAGAAGAAATAAAAAAACTTAATCCTTTAGGATATAAGCCAATAGGAAAATTATTAGCTTCATTAGCTATTCCGGCTATTATTGCTAATTTAGTTAATGCTTTATACAATGTTGTTGATCAAATATTCATAGGGCAAGGAGTGGGATATTTAGGAAATGCTGCAACAAATATTGCCTTTCCAGTTGTGACTATATGCTTAGCAATAGGACTTACTTTAGGAATTGGAGGAGCTTCAAATTTTAATTTAGAATTAGGAAAGGGAAATCCTAAAAAATCAAAACACACTGCTGGGACAGCCTCAAGTATGCTTATCATAATAGGAATTATACTTTGTATAGTAATTAGAATTTTCCTACAACCTTTGATGATTTCTTTTGGAGCAACAGATAAAATTTTAGATTATTCTATGGAATATACAGGAATAACATCTTATGGAATACCATTTTTATTATTTTCAATAGGGGTCAATCCTTTAGTAAGGGCTGATGGAAATGCAAGATACTCAATGATTGCGATAGTTGTTGGTGCAATTTTGAATACAATTTTAGATCCTCTATTTATGTTTGTATATAATTGGGGAATAGCAGGAGCAGCTTGGGCAACTGTTATAAGTCAGATTGTGTCGGCCTTATTATTACTTATATATTTTCCAAGATTTAAGTCAGTAAAATTTTCTTTAAAAGATTTTATACCACAATTACATTACTTAAAAAGAATTATTTCACTAGGTTTTGCTTCTTTTATTTATCAATTTTCTAATATGATAGTTTTAGTTACAACTAATAATTTATTAAAAATTTATGGAAAAGATTCTATATATGGAAGTGACATTCCAATAGCAGTTTTTGGAATTGTAATGAAGATAAATGTTATTTTTATTGCAATAGTTTTAGGACTTGTTCAAGGAGCACAACCAATATTTGGATTTAATTATGGGGCCAAAAATTATAATAGGGTCAGAGAAACAATGAGATTACTTTTAAAAGTTACTTTTAGTATAGCAACTGTTTTATTTATAATATTTCAAGTTTTTCCAAAACAAATTATTTCCCTATTTGGAAAGGGAGATAAATTATATTTTGAATTTGCAACTAAGTATATGAGAATTTTCTTAATGTTTATTTCATTAAACTCAATACAAGTGTCAACAGCAACTTTTTTCCCTTCAATAGGAAAAGCTATAAAAGGGGCTATTGTATCTTTAACAAAACAATTAATATTTTTGTTTCCATTATTGATAATTTTACCAAGATTTTTTGGTTTAAATGGTGTAATTTATGCAACACCTCTTACAGATTTACTTGCCTTTACTGTTGCAATTATTTTTTTAATAAAAGAATTTAAACGTATGCCATCATAAAGCATAGAATAGAGAGATTATTATAATGAAATGTAAGTAAAAAATAAGAAAAATAATTTTACTTACATTTTTTCTATTTTTTTAAACTTTTTTTGTACTCCCTAAAGCTATTCCATCTATCATGAAACCACATCCATTGTTCTGGATATTTTCTAATTACATCTTCCATAATATTTATTAAAAGTTGAACATTATTTTGTACATCTTCTTTAAAATTATCTGTTCTTTTTAATTTTATTTCATCTGTAACATAGACTGTTATTGTATTATCATCATTAAAAGTATTATATACAAGTACAAATGGCATATCAAATTTTAAAGCCATTGAAATTGCTCCACTAGGTGCTTTTGTTTCTTTTCCAAAGAAATTAACTATTGCTCCCTTATCTCTGTGATCAGAGAATAGAGCATAAATTTTTTTCTCTTTTAACTTGGAAATTAAAATTTTACTTGTTCTTTCATTTTTTTCAATAACTTCCATATAGTCTGCTTTTCCTCTAAGTTTTGTTATATAGTTATTTATATATGGATTTCTTTGTTTTTTAGCAACTGTGATAATTTTATGTTCACCAGCAGAAACTGTGCTTGCTTCCATATTCCCCATATGCATAGTTGCTGCCATAACACCTTTACCTTTTTTATAGGCATTTTCTATACTTTCTTGATTGATTATCTTTATATTTTTAGGATCTTTTAAATATTTTTCAAACCATAATGAACATAAAAAAGCTTTTATCATAACTTTAAAAGATTTTTTTGCAATTCTTTCAATTTCTTCTTCTGATTTTTCAGGGAAAGCCATTCTTAAATTTATAAGTGCTGTTAGTCTTCTACTTTTAATTAGCTTATAGGCTACCATTCCTAAAAAATCTCCAAACTTAAATCTTAATTTTTCTGGAAATAAAAGTAATAAAAAAATAAAAAATCTTGCTATAATATATTGTATATAATACATATTGCCTCACCCTCAATTTTTTTTTCATTTTATTATAACATATTTTACCAGACTTGCTATTATAAATTTTTTTTATATGTTATAATAATTTAGTTAAATAAAAGACTTTGGAGGTTAAAATGAGAATTGGAATAATTGGTGCTATGCATGAAGAAATAGTAGAATTAAAAAATTCAATGACAGATATAAATGAAATACAAATCAATAGTTTAAAATTTTATGAGGGAAAACTTTGTTCAAAAGATATAGTTTTAGTTGAAAGTGGAATAGGAAAAGTTAATGCAGCAATTTCTACAACACTTTTAATATCACAGTTTAAAGTTGAAAAAATAATATTTACTGGTGTTGCAGGAGCAGTTAACCCTAA
Coding sequences within it:
- a CDS encoding M48 family metallopeptidase produces the protein MEYTVTKKKIKNFIIRIYPDLRIAVSVPLHASKKDIENFILSKKTWIEATLKKLKIIKENKNNLKENTIKILGKKIEKKIIESDLGRIRLTETSIYIYSKNINNLEIEKKLLEWKIEKLKSILEEYLEKYIRLLNKNINYYQIKKLSSAWGIYHKRENYISFNLDLIEKDIECIEYVVLHELCHIFYMNHQKNFWTLVEKYMPDYKVRRKKLKTFI
- a CDS encoding phosphatase PAP2 family protein gives rise to the protein MKKKLLKLKIKYAVFISIFFVILYKGAEFYTYTVDNVPSYFMEWERSIPFLPIFMLPYMTSAPFFLVTLFIVKNEKDLKLLMKRAIFLTVVSVSIFIIFPMKFYFPKPEINNSIFKFLFNVLGQLDSNFNQCPSLHVSFAFLSATVYYKEINSKIKYLLCMWGFLLAISILFVYQHHFIDFVGGTLIFIITCLIFPKK
- a CDS encoding MATE family efflux transporter, whose product is MQEEIKKLNPLGYKPIGKLLASLAIPAIIANLVNALYNVVDQIFIGQGVGYLGNAATNIAFPVVTICLAIGLTLGIGGASNFNLELGKGNPKKSKHTAGTASSMLIIIGIILCIVIRIFLQPLMISFGATDKILDYSMEYTGITSYGIPFLLFSIGVNPLVRADGNARYSMIAIVVGAILNTILDPLFMFVYNWGIAGAAWATVISQIVSALLLLIYFPRFKSVKFSLKDFIPQLHYLKRIISLGFASFIYQFSNMIVLVTTNNLLKIYGKDSIYGSDIPIAVFGIVMKINVIFIAIVLGLVQGAQPIFGFNYGAKNYNRVRETMRLLLKVTFSIATVLFIIFQVFPKQIISLFGKGDKLYFEFATKYMRIFLMFISLNSIQVSTATFFPSIGKAIKGAIVSLTKQLIFLFPLLIILPRFFGLNGVIYATPLTDLLAFTVAIIFLIKEFKRMPS
- a CDS encoding lysophospholipid acyltransferase family protein, which codes for MYYIQYIIARFFIFLLLLFPEKLRFKFGDFLGMVAYKLIKSRRLTALINLRMAFPEKSEEEIERIAKKSFKVMIKAFLCSLWFEKYLKDPKNIKIINQESIENAYKKGKGVMAATMHMGNMEASTVSAGEHKIITVAKKQRNPYINNYITKLRGKADYMEVIEKNERTSKILISKLKEKKIYALFSDHRDKGAIVNFFGKETKAPSGAISMALKFDMPFVLVYNTFNDDNTITVYVTDEIKLKRTDNFKEDVQNNVQLLINIMEDVIRKYPEQWMWFHDRWNSFREYKKSLKK